The nucleotide sequence GGAGCTGTGATGGTTACAGGATTGCATCATGCAATACGAGACAGTAATACTGCTTGAGACACAGGCAGTTCATTATGGTAGCTTAACAAGGTCAGTTTGGAATGAAGATGAGCACATAGCAGAACCTAGAGTAAGAGGTTTCATTAACTGGGAGTGATTCCCATGAATGTTGCTGCTTATGAGGATAAAAAGCTCAATGTTTGCTCTGCACCAAGATGGTGCCAGTGATCAATAACAGCTTCTCAAAAAAATAGTGGAAGGAGAGTGGAGGAAGTGCTACTCAGTACCACAGTGATAGAAACAGGCTCTCTGGGCTTGAGCTAGAGGACAGCAGGGTGAGGTAAAACCAACAGAAGGCACAGACTGCAAACATACACCCAGAGGTGCTGTCTCAGGGCTCCAAAACAACTAAAGGAACCAAGACTGTAGATGTTCATTAACCAGGAAACCACAGTGTAGGGCTCCTGGGACGCTTAAGCTGCAAGAAGCTGCTGAAACACTGACCTCATCAAAGCTTCTGTCTTCAGCTTAGCATAGAGGCTCCTGCTCAGTAACACAGGATGAGACAAAAGACAAGCAACAAATGCTTAAAGGAATGTAGATCTTCAGTAGTTCCAGGACTAGTTGGTGACTTTTGAGCACACAGGGAGCCTTCAGTGACACTTGAATCTGTGTATCACTGAGACTATGgtaacagcagcaaaaaagTGAACGTCCACTGAGTACAAGATTGCATCCACTTCTACAAAAGTGACTTAAAAGTATGTTCTGGAAGTTCCTTTGGCCATGCAAACTAGTGGGAAATACTTCTTAATTTTCAGTGGAATGTAGGAAAAACCTCAGGTACTCATTTAACAGGTTAAGAAAGGCCTTgctttacacacacacaccagagCATAAGGATAGACTGAAGTCACTGTGGGGAACAGACcttgaaacagaaatgttaaaaataccATCCAGGatgctgtcccagctcagcaTGAGCTGATGTGTCAGCCTGAGACACTGACACTTTATTCAGCCCTCCTAGGAAATACATCTGTATCAGGCATATTTGGTAGTGtaagcagaaaatgcagagatCTTTGCCCAACACAGCTGTGTCAATTGAATATTACCACATTTTTTATTCCAGTGCTTCTGATCTCAATAGGACATCTCCAAAGAGAGTGCAATTTTCCTAGAATGCATTTATAACTGTACCAAATTTTTACAAATTATGATGTACATAAGTTTCCTATGGTAATATAGAAGCACAGAGAATTGATACTGCTTGAGCATAATCTTAGAATGGGGGTATACACATCTGCATGTCCAGATAAACACTGAACATGAAAGGGCATTGTCACCATTtggaagcatttaaaatttgattGTGAGACTGTAACCAATTTGTTGAAGAGATTTACATACATATTCATAGTAGtagaaagctgaaaaattttGTGATGCACTCAGAATTCATAATAAGTCATATAAGAAGATACTACTACAGATAATCCAGATCTCACAGTAGGCAGTTGGATGGACTTTTAGGAGACTTTTCATTATCTCCCACTTCAAGGAACTGACTGCTCAAGACACAGGGCTGACTAGCCTTCTGGGAATTCTGACATCCAGTATGGGAGCAGGTGAGACTTGTACACctaagaaaaatgtgaaaataaagttacaaagaaaaatttacCCCTGCTTTGGAGTTCTGGCTTCTATGAAATAGAGACAATCTACTCTGGGGCAGAGCAATTCTGACCTTCAGTCACTTGGTGAAAACCCCAAACTAGGACTTGCAGGTAGAAGTGCGGTTTTCTCTCCAGGGTCTTGACGTGTTGCACTTTAAAGGCCCAGCTAAGCTAGAACAGCCTACTTAAAAAGACGATTCAACCTTACTGACACAGTTTGCCTTACAGTTCCTTGCATCCAACAGGTTGGGCAAAGACTTGCATGCAGAACAAAAGAACAACTGTGAGTGCTCGTCTCAGGAGTCTCTCTGGTTTTCTTGTGACACCACTAATGGAGATGGACAGCCCATATTAAAGGAGGTGCTAATCTAAAAAGCCAGAAGCAAAGTTGTGTGTCCTGTGCGCAGATTGTATTTTCAAGAAAGTAGGGACCAGCTGTACAGTCTAATGCTGAAAAAACGAATGATGTCATCTCCCTCATGCTTAACCAAAGTAAACTTCCTCAGAAAGGTCTCTCACAGGTTAAATGAGGCAGGTCATAGCAATGATCAAATTGAAACAGTAAAAACTCTAGTGCTTCGTGGTCTCCTGTACAGAGACTGAGAAGAGAAGATCAGTGGCAAGAATGCCATTTGTTCAAACTGGTGATAAAACTCCTATGATGACATCTGCCTGTGCAGGCTCCAGCTGTGCAATCTGGCCCTCAGAGACAGGGCAGGCGGAGATCCCttgttaaaaatattactgGTTGCTAAATTGAAAAGCATCAAAGATAAACCCATCATTTCCCTTTACTTTAAGAGGAAGTTTCTTGGACAGTGAACACACAGCAGTTTACATGACAGTCCTAAGATGTTTTCAGCCAGTTGTCCCTAGTAGTACCTATGATATGATAAACTTCATGGAGAAATACTGACAGCACCCTAGGATCAACTTTCAGATTCTAAAATTTATCTCAACACTCTGCTGTTCTTGCCAACAACTAAAATGGCAAGTCATTTGTGAAAAGTGAGGGTCTAACCAGAAGCATAAGAAAGGCCTCAGGGAGAGGTGAAATTGgaagtgtaatttttttgttcaaaagTAGCAGAAGTTACTCCAGTCTGAAGTGAAGCTTCAAATTTGTGCCAGAACAGAAGATTCAGTAATAACCTCTTtacactgcaggcagcagattCAGTAACATATATTGTTCTTGCAATAAGACTAAAAAAGATTACAAACCAGATCATTGTCAAATGTGCAAAGCCACCAAACCCCTCCCCTGCAAGCTAGGAAGTTTTGGAGAACTGCCAGTTTCTCTGGGTAGTGATTACAGGTCAGATGCAACAGCAAGCCTGGTCAGATGTTTTCCTCCTTCCTAGACAGCAAGATATGAGTACTTGTGTCCTTATGCAAGCCTGCATGTCCAGGAAGGAGAGTGGATCAAAGGCTGCCAGAGAGGTAGCTCAGAAACTATTCCTCATGCTCCTTTCCTACCCTAGGATTGAGGGCCTGATAAAAGACATACACAAGCAGGTTATACACACTGCTGAAACAAAGCAAGATGAGTGCATTCAAACTATGCACTGAGAAATCAAGCACACTTAAAGCCACATCACTAAGCAGGAGAAATCACAAGTGAaggaaattatattaattttctggaaaaaaaaagaaacaaggaaggTCCTTGAAAAGAACAGTAAAAACAGGGAAGTAAACCAGATCATCACAACTGGAACTAGTAAGCTAAAAGGGAGTGCTCTGCTATTACCAGAGTTGAAAGAAGGAagagcttttttcttcttcccatgggtatctggagcagggaaggtgagGCATGATGTGCTCTATAGCCACTAATACAACTGAAACATCTCTAGCCTGCCTAAATGGCAACCTGAACATCTCTTGAATAGGGAGGTATAATTTTGGCAACTTTCACAAGCCTCTAGTAAATTAAGCCATTCAAGTTCACTACAGGCAATGTAATCCAAGGATTAGAAATActcaaaaattaaatacacaTGAAAGCAAACTTCATCATTCTACTATTAGGTCCACCCTTAGGAATGTTGAATCTTTAAGGAAACTGAACTGGTAACTATCAGGAAAGCTTGCATTCAAATTTAACAAACATATTTACCAGTTAACAACCAGATAACAACCTGAGGCCAATAATTTCCAAAAGTGAGATATAAAAGTTAAATTGCACAGGCAAACCTCAAAAAATTTGAGAACATAACATTAATTTGCAGACTTTTCTGCTGTCCTCTTCTGCTTCCCCGTCACCTTCCCCTATTAGGCTCTactgctgctccagcttccATTTCCTAAcctttcccagttttccttctTCATGCTTGGAAGTACAGTTTGCAGTGGTACTCTCTCTCCTTTTACTCTGCCCGTAAGGCCAGAAACACTGATAGTACAAGAAGAGAGAACTCCCTTCTAATACCTCCTGTCACGAAGGCCTCTGGAAGAGCAATGCAATAAAAAGCATATCTGTTCCTACAGCTGTCAGATTATTAAACCCAAAACATCCCTGTTGTGAAAAGGAGTCTTCAGGGAAAGCAGAGTATGTCTGGTGCAGACAAAACTGTTCATTAAACTGACAAATCCATCAAGCCTTTATTCAACATACTGAAGTTGAGAGTATTTCTGCCTTTGTAACTCGGccaaaacttttttattttgcatgggAACACTGATTCACACTTCCTGGATGCCAAAGTGATCCTGTTTCCTCCTACCTCAGTTATCTAGTCTTTGcacaaaagcaaagcatttcagAAGGCTGGGCTTTTTACTTTGAGGCAAACATGAGTTCTTGTCCaataatgagaaagaaaaaaaaaggctaaaatcAGCTCATCGGGAAACATTTCCCTTTGTGTGATTTAGATATAATGATGGTACAAAGAAATGCAGACATGAAAGCATCAGTCATTAATTTGTTGTTCTTCAGTGCACCcctctaaaaaatattttatactgtTTTTTTACAGGTGACTTTCTATGTATATCATTAGTAAATGGATTTACACAGTTACGCTACAACCTTGGAGACAGAACAGTCATCCTACAGACCCTTCAGAAGGTCCACACAAATGGAAAAACATGGCACTTACTCAATGCAGGAAGAGTTGGTAATGAAGGCTACCTGGACCTGGATGGTATCAACGTTACTCGAAAAGCTAGTCCTGGAATGAACGCACTAGACACAcactcagatttttttgttggaGGGGTATCCTCCTTAAACCTTGTCAATCCAATGGCAATAGAAAATGAGCCCACAGGTTTCACTGGTTGTATTCGAGAAATGGTTATAAACAACAGGGAACTGAATCTTACCGTGACTGACCCCAAGGGTGGAGCCAACATTGGTGACTGTGATGGAACAGATTGTGGTTACACTGTGTGCAAAAATAATGGAACATGTCAAGTTGGAAAGTCAGGCTTTTCTTGTTCTTGCCCAAAAGACTGGACAGGGACAAAGTGTGAACAATCCATTCACTGTTCAGAAAACATGTGTGGGTCTCATGCGCTTTGTATTCCTCAACCTTCTTCATTTTCATATACCTGTGCATGTCCACTAGGCTGGACAGGTAAGTACTGcgataaaaaaatcaaattttacaTAGCAAAGTTTGTTGGTAACTCCTACATTAAATACACAGATCCTTTTTATGGAAAAAGAGACCTCCAGTACAGCCgcctttctttaaattttactACCAATCAAACTGAAGGCTTAATAGCATGGATGGGAAAAAGTGAAGATGAAGATAATGACTTCCTTGCCATTGGTCTTGCCAATGGAACTTTAAAAGTTGTGATTAATCTTGGAGAAAGAATCTCTGTTCCTCTAATGCATAGCAAATATTTCACCTGTTCTGATGGAAGATGGCACTTCACTACTGTAGTTCAAAACCAAACTTGTATTAAGGTTTATCTTGATGAGGAACTAATCCTTTTTGAAGATATTGACCCACAAAGGAAATACACTGCTTTAAACTACGGTGGCATTTGTTACTTTGGTGGGTTTGAAATTGGCAGGAAAGTTAATATAGTCACTACAGGgctttttcagaaagaattctTTGGTAAGATTAAAGACGTTGTGCTCTTCCAAGATTCTAAAAAGATTCAGCTAATGAGAGCAGAAGGATACAACATTCATGATGGAAATTCtggaaattaattgaaaaagcTGTCCTAGACTCttttaaaaaggataaaattccttttcctcctgtttatTGTGTTAGCTGGCAGTGTATGACTCAGCAACCAACATAGTAAAGCACTTAAAAAGTAGTATGGGACAAATTTATGTGGAGTATTAATAACATATACGTATAAAATATGACAAATTGTTTTCCTCAtagaattatttatatatactCTTTAgcatttactttaaaataatggGAAAGTCTGAaggttttttattctttattgtGCTGGAAATAGTTTTGTAAACAAAGAGGTAGTGATTAGCTTATAAAGCCAACAATCATTCAAGTACTGTTTGTTGCTTTATGAGAACAGAAAACTGTTACCTGTTTCTCCAAATCTtgaatattattaaaatgtttattttataatgttAAGGTCCAGTCTAAAAACTGAAATTGGTGGGGGAAACAGTGAGCTTGAGGCAAAACTCACATTTATTGtaatgagaattttaaaaaattcaatagCTGTACTTGTTAAGTCCACAAAGATGTTAATTAGGTAATGGAGTTGTTCTCCGTCCCTTATCTGTGTCCATCCTGTACGTACTATAGGTAAGAGGGTAGAATTCAAGCCTCTCTTAAGTCTGCTAAAATACTACTCTTAAACAATGATTTTAAGAGCAAAAAACACATATAAttttagagagagaaaaaacaggtCTGGTTTTCTCCAGCAGAGGTCTCCCCTATTTGAGCACATGAAAACTTTTGGCTTTAATGATTTATAACTGGAATGTGGCAGTCTGCCTAcaagtaatttttattcttaacAGCTTAAAAAATCCAAGAACTGTTCTACTTTACCCATACCTTTCTGGCTTATATGCCCCtaaatgacatttcaaaaatTTATGAGTACAGAGGTTTTGGTCATAGTAAATCAAATttctgcaaatatatttttcattaattgaTAATCTCAAAAGTAAATAGAGCTGTtcatatataaatacaaaaaaacccaattccTTCTCATAAAGTTGTGTTATATTCTGCTTTaggaagcaattaaaaaaaattaaaattctgtcttAATGTGCTTATACCAATGATGTACAATGGCATCTACATTTCTCATTTGACATTTGGCTTACCAAATTagtaaaattattaaataaaaataatagcaatTGATTtgtatattttcctttttcaatttACTATTGCTCAAAGCACATGACAAACCATTACCTCCTTGTATGGAAATTCTCTGAATGCATGTCTTCAGCATACACCTGTCAGAAAAAAGTAACTATtttgggatggagagggaaatgAGGATGGGGGTGTATGTTATGGAGCAAAGGCCATAAGCATCTAAAACTAGGTGACACACACTTGCTTCCACATCACCATACTTAACCTGTAACAATGAAAGCACTGTCAAGTCAGTGACAGGTAACTTAAAGATAACTAAAGTGCATGGGAGCAACCCCAAGATGTTTCATTAAGCATTTGCAAACATCTTTGGGAGGTTCATTctattttcttcagctgctctgagcccccaAGTGATCAGCCCGATGCAACAGAGCTTCTGCAACTCTTCCCAAAAGGCAGCTCATGAAGCCCACCTGGCATTTGAGCTGTCCCCAGATTCTTCTCTTCCAGTTTCTCTAAGTAGAGCCTTTTATGGCCACGTGATGCTGGAGAAGGGAGCATATTTAAGGTTTATCCTGTTCTCTCTGGGGCTTCTGGTGTACTGCCAGTTCCTCAGCAGTCCACACTGCCTTGTGTGATCTGAGCAGTGATTCAGTGTAAAACAAGGAACAAGTAATGAGAGCACTTCCAGCTAACATAAACCTTGGAAGGAGAGTGACTGAAGGCAAAGGCAAAGTAAAATCTTTTATTCCTGTAGTAGCAGGATTTATTCCCATTACACTAACTCACATCCTAGGAACAAATCCTGGAGACTTTTGCTGTTTGTTAATTTAAACACTTAACAAAACTCTCCCTCAAGAGCTGCTTTACTGAGGCTTTCTGCAGGTTTTACATACACAAGGCAGGTGGCAAAGCACTCAGCAAACTTGAAAAATGTTTACATATTCctttaaacaaattatttctgacaGTTCTGGCAAAAAGcattcccatccctcccatATAGGCAGTTGCAATTTTCACTGCTTCCAGTTTAttttcagagcagagatggaTGCACATGAGAGAGGCAGATCAGCAGTGACCTTGGAGCAGACTGCTTTTGAATGGAccaaaagaaaatcttcctaTGCAGAACTGTCAATTTAAAACTTACTCCAAAAATGAGAACAATGATTTGGTgcatttctgtgcctgcagaactcagtgcaaatatttaaacaacaaaacacatgTATATTACTACCAGATATATTCAATAGCACTACTGCTTTACAGACCATGGAATTAATTTGGAAAagactaattttattttaaagatgtttgAATGTTGCTTTTAGCtactgaggattttttttttgattagtCTTCTCAACAATGAGCTGAAGAAACATCACTTAATAAAAGTCCACCACCTCCTTTATTCAGCgcaagatttttaattttagccaATTTGACCATGAAGTTACTTGCAAGGTATCTAAGTAAAAATTTAccttaaaatatattcataatTGAAACTAACAATTACGGTTTTGTTAAACTGGGAAGACTTTTCTGGAAAGAAGAGGCTTTTCTACAGCAAAGTGCAAAATGCTCTGTCAGCAGCATAGTAAGGTTGTGTACTCaaagtggaaaaacaaaacactgaaaaccagAACAATAAACCTCAGTTTTTCTTTATACGGTggaatatttttgtcatttctgaCAGACTCAATAAGAGGCccagtgtattttaaaaagtattagaGTAGgtgattttgttttcacatttgCATGTTGTTTGGCATGGGTGGATGGTAGTCCACAATTACCAAGTTACCAGAAGTCCCAAGGGTACAAACACTTTTGCCCTTCTCCCCCCTCTTTGTTCTccaaaactcaaaacaaacCGAGCTATGAAGTGTACAACAAATGTGGCATTCTGTGACTTAGCCTTCTATATTCATTTAGCCTACAGTTTCACAGCTATGAAATCAAACACACACAATATGTGAGAAAGTTTTATCATTTTAGAATCAAAATATcccttaaaatatttacattttacagTAAAAAGGATAGCAAAACACAAAGTAATGTACAAGCTTAGGTATTCAAGTTTTTGAAGCATGGAAAATGGTGGGAAAAATGAATTTACTactacaaataattttcaagaattTAGGTTAGAAATGCTTTCTTATTAAAACAAGTGCAGTTTAAAGCAGTAACATTCGAGCAGCTCAGCCTTCCAATTTCTGGTCACAAACTGCTTCAGATGCTTAGGAAAAACTTGAACCATAATATAACGAAATATACTTGAGTTTTTATTGTACtactgaataatttaaaaaaaccccaaactcttcACACCACCAAGCATATTACATTTTGTTGTAACATGTGGATTCTGAGGCTTTGCTGCAGTCTTTAAAAACAGTGCAATTTAAAAACAAGGGTATTGTATGAAAACGACCTTTAAAATTATCAGGGCATCTTAAAACAGAAGAGAGCACAAATTACCAAAGGCAGCAACTATATTGCAGACTTGACTAAAGCCAACTTCCTCAGCTAAGAAAATTCCTAAGCCTTTATTGcatattaataaaaagaaatctttaaaattttgaatataCAGCaatgtaaaatttttaaaatattaaactcCTACTTCTAGCGATAGTTGgtataatgaaaaaaaggatGAGTATTGGTACATTGAGTGGTACCAAAACACAGACTTGTTTCTGCAAAACAccaacacagaataaaaaacgATGGCACAATCCTAGCaggctctcttttttttgtcataCAAAGTTTTACGACATTACTCTAACAGTTTTTTAAATAGGATTTTAAAAGACTGCCTGCATCTTTTTACCTTTTGCTTTTAGTTCTGTCACTGTGGTCcctatgtctctctctgttcttttCACTTTCTCGTTCTCTATGcttgtctttgtttttctccctctccttatCTTTTTCATGAGCCTGTTCATCACTTTTAgtcttctctgtctttttttctggatttctaGTCTCTCTGGGACTTTTTCcatcagcagctctgtcactgtgTGGGGATCGCACTCTTTCTTTGTCTCTCTGTCCTTCCTCTCTACTCTTCcgctctctctctttttcctggtTTCTGTCTCTGCGCCTGTTTCTGTCAGAATCTTGCTCCCAGTATTTTTCATTGCTCCACTCTTTTTCATGCCTgtcttttttttggtgatggGTTTCATTGTAGAGTCTTTGACGATCATTTTTTCCTCTACTGAATCCTCTCTCTAAATGCTGTTCTTCTCTGCCCCAAGGATCGTTGTGGCGCCTTTCTGGTCTCCTACTGTctttactctgaaaaaaattttctggTCCCAAAAATCTTGATTGTTTGTGAGCCACTGGTAGCCCTTGTGCAATGGGTCCAGCATACTGTGGTGGCTGACCTGATAAATGAGCTACTGGTGGCCATGGCATCATTGGATTTTGAGGAAAACCAAAGCCAGGGGGAGGAAGAAGTGGAGGTGGTAAATGAGGAGGAAATCCAAACATAGGGTTGTTTTGTGGAGGGAAGTTATGAGGTGCAGGAGCCTGAAACTGAAATCCAGGTGGATTAGATTTAGAATGCTGAAAATTCTGCTGTGGAGGTCCAACAGATGGGAAGCTGCCACTTGCAATAGGGCTTGGGACTTTGGAAATAAATTCAGAACGAGAAGagttttcagtttcaaaatgaGATGAAGTTGCGGCTGGTCCTCTTCTAAATGAGTTCACTGTTTCAATGTTTTGCATCAATCCATCTTCTTGTGAGTGTTTGGTATCTTCTGCTTGTGATGCAACTGTGTTATCTCCCTTAGCTGCAGCTGAACTGAATGGTGTCTCATTGGTTTGTGCCTCACTTTGATACAGGTTTAAGACCCCTTCTCCAgaaagttgtttattttctggttcTCCTTGATCATTTCCTGAAGCATTTTGTCGGTCTTCATTTCTGCTAACATCTCCATccttgttttctgaaatattagTCTGCTGGCTTCGTCCAGCTGCCTGTCGTGGGTCTCTTTTAAGATTAATAAATGGTGGTGATTTAGAGGTATTAGCAGTAGTACCTTCAGCAGAGCCTACATTAACATTGTTCTcactgggcttttttcctgaatttgatgaggaagaaaagctggaatttgTGCTCCTTCTAACTTCCTGTGCAACACTATCCTTGTCTGGTATCTGTCGCTTTGGGtcattttctttactttcttcaGTTTCCTTATTCTGTGCCTGAGCAGACAAATTTGCTAAAAATGCTTCTGTGGAGACATCTGGAGGTTTTCCCTTAAGACTCAGCCCTATCAAAGAACCAGCATTTCTTGCAGAACTTGAGGTCCCTACAGCTGCTGCATCCACAGTTGCAGCAGCATTAGTGGATTCTTGAGGATCATCCAAACCAGTCTTTGCTTCACCAGCTTCAGCAGTTACATCAGCAACATCCATGGTTTCTTCTTTCAAGGTTGCCTGTTCATTTAATAATGGTATCTCTTCACTAGGACCTGCTTCTGACTTGCTGTGCTCATACACCTGCCCTGTCGTACCCAACAGGCTTTGAAGAATATCGTCCACTGGCAACGGTTTATTTGCTAGCTCCAGAGTAGAAGGCTGATTTTCCCATCCAACCAGGACTCCAGGAAGAAACCTGAGAGGCTTTGGTGGTTCATGTTTGGTACTTTCCACCATTGGTTCAGTAACTGCTGGGGCATCGTCTGTATTAGACTGCTGTGGtttatttctctgcttgtgTAGCACAGTTgtgaaggaattaaaaaaattattttcctcttcttcttctagTGCCAAATCATGATGTGAGACTTCAGGTTTGCTTggcttgcttttcttctctggtgGCAAGCTACTCAAGGTACTTTCAGCAGCTTCATCTGCAAAACTACTGGTAACACTTGAAACAGCAGTAATCTGCCTCTTCATCTTCTGGCGAATTATCAATCCCAGTAATAAATTTGGTCGATGTATTTCAATCCCTGTACAAAATTGCAACAGCAATTTATCACCTCTTTGTATTTTGGCTAAGAcaataattttaacaaaaataacccCCACATACTTACAATATCCTATCAAAAGTATTAATCTTATGACATTTGAATTTGTTCTGCTTGTCATGTTAAACATTAACAATacttaaaacaataaaaatatgtatttccagTATTAAAAGTATGACTTCAAGCACTGCAACTTAAGATTGGTTCAAGTACACTATAACTTCCAAATAGAGAATATGAGACAGACAGGACATCTAATCTCATCAGAATCAGCATGGAAATTAAACATCAAGTTAGTCTAACCCAGCTACAACATGGTAACAGTGGTAGCAAAGtataatagggaaaaaaaaaagtaaaaagaacaCCTGCAAACAAAAAGCCTCCTCATTCATTTGTGTTAGACATACTTCTTCAAAGATTTACCAGGAgcaaatttcagaaatgtttcccTCATTCTAGGAAAAGTGCTGTGTT is from Serinus canaria isolate serCan28SL12 chromosome 3, serCan2020, whole genome shotgun sequence and encodes:
- the PHF3 gene encoding PHD finger protein 3 isoform X3; the encoded protein is MDVKHQRKSLTRFMVGCGRCDDWFHGDCVGLSLSQAQQMGEEDKEYVCVKCCAEEDKKMECFDQNEPDTQVKLEHKEEKAVECEKLGVSKQTPTCNLNTTEKTKQAEDTGKHKVKIFRRESGDGKNLPESRDSDTKKGQHVPARKGSQTTAIPRRSPEDKNEKISKESLSTMERSTKSGVHEKQEIKKKKNEKGSISATHLPAVPASKPSADQIRQSVKQSLKEILMKRLTDSSLKIPEERAAKVATRIERELFSFFRDTDAKYKNKYRSLMFNLKDPKNNILFKKVLKGEVTPDHLIKMSPEELASKELAAWRQRENRHTIEMIEKEQREVERRPITKITHKGEIEIESETPMKEQEEVMEIQEPNTKLFEKSEEAEKDKEINESASPDTTSQHKNHLFDLNCKICIGRMAPPTDDLSGKKVKVSVGVARKQSDNEAESIADALSSTSSILASELLDDDKQDSSKSFTPLPKSETPGTVECESLFLARLNFIWKGFINMPSVAKFVIKAYPVSGSFEYLTEDLPDSIQVGGRISPHTVWDYVEKIKASGTKEICVVRFTPVTEEDQISYALLFAYFSSRKRYGVAANNMKQVKDLYLIPLGSSDKVPHQLVPFDGPGIEIHRPNLLLGLIIRQKMKRQITAVSSVTSSFADEAAESTLSSLPPEKKSKPSKPEVSHHDLALEEEEENNFFNSFTTVLHKQRNKPQQSNTDDAPAVTEPMVESTKHEPPKPLRFLPGVLVGWENQPSTLELANKPLPVDDILQSLLGTTGQVYEHSKSEAGPSEEIPLLNEQATLKEETMDVADVTAEAGEAKTGLDDPQESTNAAATVDAAAVGTSSSARNAGSLIGLSLKGKPPDVSTEAFLANLSAQAQNKETEESKENDPKRQIPDKDSVAQEVRRSTNSSFSSSSNSGKKPSENNVNVGSAEGTTANTSKSPPFINLKRDPRQAAGRSQQTNISENKDGDVSRNEDRQNASGNDQGEPENKQLSGEGVLNLYQSEAQTNETPFSSAAAKGDNTVASQAEDTKHSQEDGLMQNIETVNSFRRGPAATSSHFETENSSRSEFISKVPSPIASGSFPSVGPPQQNFQHSKSNPPGFQFQAPAPHNFPPQNNPMFGFPPHLPPPLLPPPGFGFPQNPMMPWPPVAHLSGQPPQYAGPIAQGLPVAHKQSRFLGPENFFQSKDSRRPERRHNDPWGREEQHLERGFSRGKNDRQRLYNETHHQKKDRHEKEWSNEKYWEQDSDRNRRRDRNQEKERERKSREEGQRDKERVRSPHSDRAADGKSPRETRNPEKKTEKTKSDEQAHEKDKEREKNKDKHRERESEKNRERHRDHSDRTKSKR